From one Sulfurimonas sp. HSL-3221 genomic stretch:
- a CDS encoding lytic transglycosylase domain-containing protein, with protein MVIGRILAPIFLLPALLFGALFFDSDSNREAEIVRAFDLPTTFLNDPKLQKIISKKRTEYQRRGFFKSLDQAYLFIPMIKDILVHSDVPDEFLFLAMAESGFSIDAYSHKKASGVWQFMPETGRTFGLQINDYVDERRDLVKSTKAAITYLETLHARFNKWYLAAIAYNCGEGRLYRAIKKAGTDNISVLLDEKKRYLPRESRNYIRKIVALTLLASDEDFMINQEYAYLLNRANAYSIAQVKVSRGERISRVAKLINMPTYKLTSLNPHLKYDFVPPKNTQYTIYIPYVKLNEFRQNYKPAPLETFYMLHHVEAGDNLSRIGKKYRVPYKMIKEFNRLHTNMLRIGQKLVIPLSKPLDLKNGKYTVKRGDSLETIARIFETTVSSLRKLNNIKGSLIRVGDRLSIYD; from the coding sequence TTGGTTATTGGACGTATTCTTGCACCCATTTTTTTGCTGCCCGCGCTGCTTTTCGGCGCCCTGTTTTTTGATTCAGACTCGAACCGGGAGGCCGAGATCGTACGGGCGTTCGATCTGCCGACCACTTTTCTAAACGACCCCAAGCTTCAAAAGATCATCAGCAAAAAACGCACAGAGTACCAGCGCCGCGGCTTCTTCAAGAGCCTTGACCAGGCCTACCTTTTCATCCCGATGATCAAGGACATCCTGGTACACTCTGACGTCCCCGACGAGTTCCTCTTCCTGGCGATGGCGGAGTCGGGCTTCTCCATCGACGCCTATTCCCATAAAAAAGCCTCCGGGGTCTGGCAGTTCATGCCCGAAACGGGGCGTACCTTCGGCCTTCAGATCAATGATTATGTCGACGAACGCAGGGACCTTGTCAAGTCGACCAAGGCCGCCATCACCTACCTGGAGACGCTCCATGCCAGGTTCAACAAATGGTACCTCGCCGCCATCGCGTATAACTGCGGGGAAGGGCGTCTTTACCGTGCGATCAAAAAGGCGGGTACCGACAACATCTCCGTGCTGCTCGATGAGAAAAAACGCTACCTTCCCAGGGAGAGCCGCAACTATATCCGCAAGATCGTCGCGCTGACGCTGCTGGCGTCGGATGAGGATTTCATGATCAACCAGGAGTACGCCTACTTGCTTAACCGCGCCAACGCCTACTCCATCGCGCAGGTCAAAGTGTCACGGGGTGAACGCATCAGCCGGGTCGCCAAGCTGATTAACATGCCAACGTACAAGCTGACATCGCTCAATCCCCACCTCAAATACGACTTCGTACCGCCCAAAAACACGCAGTACACGATCTATATCCCCTATGTCAAACTGAACGAATTCCGCCAGAATTACAAACCCGCCCCGTTGGAGACCTTCTACATGCTTCACCATGTCGAAGCGGGGGATAACCTCTCCCGGATAGGAAAAAAATACCGCGTCCCCTACAAGATGATCAAGGAGTTCAACCGTCTGCATACGAACATGCTGCGTATCGGGCAGAAGCTTGTTATCCCCCTTTCCAAACCGCTGGATCTTAAAAACGGCAAATACACCGTCAAGCGCGGAGACTCCCTCGAGACGATCGCCCGTATTTTTGAGACGACGGTCTCCAGCCTGAGAAAACTCAATAACATCAAGGGGAGCCTGATCCGCGTCGGCGACCGGCTGAGTATTTATGACTAA
- the ybeY gene encoding rRNA maturation RNase YbeY produces MIDIDNQTDFLPDFTLLDAIVDALDAGEMELVICDDETIRVLNRDHRGIDKATDVLSFPYDPMPMAPIGSIVISADHVRSGAARFGHSETEECALLFLHGVLHLLGFDHETDEGEMRRKEEEVIKALGLPSSLIVRTEEA; encoded by the coding sequence ATGATTGATATCGACAACCAAACGGATTTTCTACCGGATTTTACACTGCTTGACGCCATTGTTGACGCGCTGGACGCAGGCGAGATGGAGCTTGTCATCTGCGACGACGAGACGATCCGCGTGCTCAACCGCGACCACCGCGGCATCGACAAAGCGACCGATGTGCTGAGCTTCCCTTACGATCCGATGCCGATGGCACCGATCGGCAGCATCGTTATCAGCGCAGACCATGTGCGCAGCGGCGCGGCGCGTTTCGGTCACAGCGAGACGGAGGAGTGCGCCCTGCTCTTTTTGCACGGCGTATTGCACCTGCTGGGCTTTGACCATGAGACGGACGAGGGCGAGATGCGGCGCAAAGAGGAAGAAGTCATCAAAGCGCTCGGACTGCCGAGCAGCCTGATCGTCCGTACCGAGGAGGCGTAA
- a CDS encoding AAA family ATPase yields MIEHFHLRDCLTFEEVSIDLKPGLIVFSGPSGSGKSVFMRSILASFGLDDPIAALSESVVSWQIDESASGLLNESPNVLREVKKEKARYFFNSQSISRATVAELSKTHLRHLSLKDYSDFDSDALLGLIDATVSVSDAKHTHHVSLYHQGYLRLKQLEQELERLKSDERKLREQEEFARFEVNKINDIGPEPGEYDALLEIKKSLSKKEKLEEKIGHAQQIFDYEHIVNEVLESLDIDGAFFDDTMNELRTQFDSAQERFDDLEGTDIEQVLNRLESLSELKRRYGSIEEALSYRDSKQKELDVYESLEEHVEALQQELNTLYTSLTQSAAQISLARSGALYTLNDSINGYLHQLYLDGAEVTLTHGDFGPQGQDRASLQLKGAPLQQISAGEFNRLRLALLAVKSEGMQGQQGVLMLDEIDANLSGEESMSVARVLRTLSRHFQILVISHQPQLTAMGEQHFIVTKSEHSHVRELATQEERMEEIARIVSGESVSEKARHLATELLETAHGSAERGVS; encoded by the coding sequence ATGATCGAACATTTCCATCTGCGCGACTGTCTGACATTTGAAGAGGTCTCCATTGACCTCAAACCGGGGCTTATCGTCTTTTCGGGACCCAGCGGCAGCGGAAAGTCCGTCTTTATGCGTTCCATCCTCGCCTCGTTCGGTCTGGACGATCCCATCGCGGCCCTGAGCGAATCGGTCGTCTCCTGGCAGATCGACGAAAGCGCCAGCGGGCTGCTCAATGAAAGCCCGAACGTGCTTCGGGAGGTGAAGAAAGAGAAGGCACGCTACTTCTTTAACAGCCAGTCCATCTCCCGCGCGACGGTGGCGGAGCTCAGCAAAACCCACCTGCGCCACCTGAGCCTGAAGGATTACAGCGATTTCGATTCGGACGCGCTCCTGGGGCTCATCGATGCGACGGTCTCCGTTTCCGATGCGAAACATACGCACCACGTCAGTCTCTACCACCAGGGGTACCTGCGTCTTAAGCAGCTCGAACAGGAGCTGGAGCGCCTTAAATCCGACGAGCGCAAACTGCGGGAGCAGGAGGAGTTCGCCCGATTCGAGGTCAACAAGATCAACGACATCGGTCCGGAACCGGGCGAATACGACGCCCTGCTCGAGATCAAGAAATCCCTGTCGAAAAAAGAGAAACTCGAAGAGAAGATCGGCCACGCCCAGCAGATCTTCGATTATGAGCATATCGTCAACGAAGTGCTCGAATCACTGGACATCGACGGCGCCTTTTTCGACGACACGATGAACGAACTGCGCACACAGTTCGATTCAGCCCAGGAGCGTTTCGACGACCTCGAGGGCACCGATATTGAACAGGTCCTCAACCGCCTGGAGTCGCTTTCGGAACTAAAGCGGCGCTACGGCAGCATCGAGGAGGCGCTCTCCTACCGCGACAGCAAACAAAAAGAGCTCGACGTCTACGAATCCCTGGAGGAGCATGTCGAAGCGCTGCAGCAGGAACTCAATACCCTCTACACCTCCTTGACGCAGAGCGCCGCGCAGATCTCCCTTGCACGCAGCGGCGCCCTGTACACGCTTAACGACTCCATCAACGGCTATCTGCACCAGCTCTATCTCGACGGCGCGGAAGTGACGCTGACCCACGGCGATTTCGGCCCGCAGGGGCAGGACCGCGCCTCCCTGCAGCTCAAGGGCGCACCGCTGCAGCAGATCAGTGCCGGGGAATTCAACCGCCTACGTCTTGCGCTCCTGGCGGTCAAGTCCGAAGGGATGCAGGGGCAGCAGGGCGTTTTGATGCTTGACGAGATCGATGCCAACCTCAGCGGCGAGGAGTCCATGAGCGTCGCCCGGGTACTGCGCACCCTCAGCCGCCATTTTCAGATCCTCGTCATCTCACACCAGCCCCAACTGACCGCCATGGGCGAGCAGCACTTCATCGTCACCAAAAGCGAACACAGCCACGTCCGGGAACTGGCTACGCAGGAGGAGCGGATGGAGGAGATCGCCCGGATCGTCAGCGGCGAATCGGTTTCGGAGAAAGCCCGCCATCTGGCCACGGAGCTGCTGGAGACGGCCCACGGCAGCGCCGAAAGGGGCGTTTCGTGA
- a CDS encoding N-acetyltransferase: MAIHYRKATLADIEAMQRLVAPKVDDGTILVRSNDELATNIRSYILAFDGERLIGFTALHVHSPELAEIRSLIVDEPYRNRGIGAELVKLALEEGRKLGLKRILALTYAARFFEKLSFSEIPKESLPEHKIWADCIKCKHFPVCNEIALIKTL, from the coding sequence ATGGCCATTCACTATAGAAAAGCGACCCTGGCCGATATCGAGGCGATGCAGCGCCTCGTCGCGCCCAAGGTCGACGACGGCACCATTCTCGTGCGCAGCAACGACGAACTGGCGACCAACATCCGCTCCTACATACTCGCTTTTGACGGCGAGCGCCTGATCGGCTTCACGGCACTGCATGTGCATTCGCCGGAGCTGGCGGAAATCCGCTCGCTGATCGTCGACGAACCCTACCGCAACCGCGGGATCGGGGCGGAACTGGTCAAGCTGGCACTGGAAGAGGGGAGGAAGCTCGGCCTCAAACGGATCCTGGCACTCACCTATGCGGCCCGATTCTTCGAAAAACTCTCCTTTTCCGAGATCCCAAAAGAGAGCCTGCCCGAACATAAGATCTGGGCCGACTGTATCAAATGCAAGCACTTTCCGGTATGCAACGAAATCGCGCTGATCAAAACCCTCTGA
- a CDS encoding calcium/sodium antiporter codes for MEYLVFVAAMAALIWGADFIIRESERIALHYNISHFVIGATLVGFGTSLPEMAASMTASWYAKPEMAVANVVGSVTMNITLVLGLVFVLAKKMNPDRDLFNRDSAWILFPVILYFLTAYDGVIGRFEGGIFVILMAAYLYFLFSTDGSELTEEIDESLEKEAFAWGKTIALLGVGFIMTIGGAHFVVESASMIARSLGVSEWVIGLLLIAFGTSLPELVVSLVALKKGNADLSIGNIIGSNVANFAMVLGGAAIIRPLPINGTNLADIYIMMAASLALLLVLANKLYSKAGGIILLMIFALFVKSALGQ; via the coding sequence ATGGAGTATCTTGTTTTCGTTGCCGCGATGGCGGCGCTTATCTGGGGGGCGGATTTCATTATCCGCGAATCCGAGCGGATCGCCCTGCACTACAACATCTCCCACTTCGTCATCGGCGCGACGCTGGTCGGGTTCGGCACTTCCCTGCCGGAGATGGCGGCATCGATGACAGCGTCATGGTACGCCAAGCCCGAAATGGCTGTCGCGAACGTCGTCGGCAGCGTGACGATGAATATCACCCTCGTCCTGGGCCTCGTCTTTGTCCTGGCGAAGAAGATGAATCCGGACCGCGATCTGTTCAACCGCGACAGCGCCTGGATCCTTTTCCCCGTCATCCTCTATTTTCTGACGGCTTACGACGGCGTCATCGGCCGTTTCGAGGGCGGCATCTTTGTCATTCTCATGGCCGCCTACCTTTACTTCCTCTTCTCGACGGACGGTTCGGAACTGACCGAGGAGATTGACGAGAGCCTGGAAAAAGAGGCCTTTGCCTGGGGCAAAACGATTGCGCTGCTCGGTGTGGGCTTCATTATGACCATCGGCGGGGCCCACTTCGTTGTCGAAAGCGCCAGTATGATCGCCCGCAGCCTCGGGGTCAGCGAATGGGTCATCGGCCTGCTGCTGATCGCCTTCGGGACGTCGCTGCCGGAGCTTGTCGTCTCCCTTGTTGCCCTCAAAAAGGGCAACGCCGATCTGAGCATTGGGAACATCATCGGTTCCAACGTTGCCAACTTTGCCATGGTGCTCGGCGGCGCGGCCATTATCCGCCCGCTTCCCATCAACGGGACAAACCTCGCCGACATCTACATTATGATGGCTGCTTCACTCGCGCTGCTGCTGGTCCTTGCCAATAAGCTCTACAGCAAAGCCGGCGGGATCATTCTACTGATGATCTTTGCCCTCTTCGTCAAAAGCGCGCTCGGGCAGTAA
- the mrdA gene encoding penicillin-binding protein 2 produces MRTRFLIALFIFIWVSLLSRVYYLSVHSNRYYEQLSTENTLKTERIAPVRGEILDRNFKPLAINKLGFKIEIMPHLNTQKRLESLQTTLERIQTLLPMLDAQKMIKIYKQNDSHYNHREIAVADFISYEDILPVYSELNLLENVKISPAPMRYYPYQKIAAHLIGYTAKSNQQEIEKDPVLKLTGIVGKSGLEKQYNRYLEGVPGERTVQMNALNEEISVLETRKAVENRNLVLTIDMRLQQYISELMRGNAGAVIVMGLDGEILSAGSYPEYNPNTFVSGISAKKWNALINDLDMPFTNKIVNGLYPPGSTIKPSIGLVYLDSGISQWWYVTCSGTMKLGNRNFRCWKSWGHGKTDLHKAIRESCDDYFYKGSLKVGIEKISEGLKNFGLGNKTDIDLPNEFIGTIPNRAWKRERYNEPWYIGETLNTSIGQGSVLVTPLQIAQNTALLAGGKLPRPRLARMIDNNLTKAVYRDVLTPAQKADLPIIRRAMRQVCSHPKGTASSQIKTTVPIAGKTGTAQVVGIPQATKKRIKEEDMAYYTRSHAWLTTYGPYKHPKYVVTALIEHGGHGASAAGDIVSKIYDKLVEFGYIKK; encoded by the coding sequence GTGAGAACCCGTTTCCTTATCGCCCTGTTCATCTTCATCTGGGTCTCGCTGCTCAGCCGCGTCTACTATCTGAGCGTGCACTCCAACCGCTATTACGAGCAGCTCTCGACGGAAAACACCCTCAAGACGGAGCGGATCGCACCGGTCCGCGGCGAGATACTCGACCGGAACTTCAAGCCCCTCGCCATCAACAAGCTGGGTTTCAAGATCGAGATCATGCCCCATCTGAACACCCAGAAGCGGTTGGAGAGCCTTCAGACGACGCTGGAACGGATCCAGACGCTGCTGCCGATGCTCGATGCGCAGAAGATGATCAAGATCTACAAACAGAACGATTCACACTACAACCACCGCGAGATCGCCGTGGCCGACTTTATCTCCTACGAGGATATTCTGCCCGTCTACTCGGAGCTGAACCTGCTCGAGAACGTCAAGATCTCTCCGGCCCCGATGCGCTACTACCCCTACCAGAAGATCGCGGCGCATCTCATCGGGTATACGGCGAAGTCCAACCAGCAGGAGATCGAGAAGGACCCCGTGCTCAAACTGACGGGCATCGTCGGGAAATCGGGTCTTGAGAAGCAGTACAACCGCTACCTCGAAGGGGTGCCCGGGGAGCGCACGGTACAGATGAACGCGCTCAACGAGGAGATCTCCGTGCTCGAGACCCGCAAGGCGGTGGAGAACCGGAACCTGGTGCTCACCATTGACATGCGGTTGCAGCAGTACATCAGCGAACTGATGCGCGGGAATGCGGGGGCCGTGATCGTGATGGGCCTTGACGGCGAGATCCTCTCGGCGGGGAGCTACCCCGAATACAACCCCAACACCTTCGTCTCGGGGATCTCGGCAAAGAAATGGAACGCCCTGATCAACGACCTCGACATGCCCTTTACAAACAAGATCGTCAACGGGCTCTATCCGCCGGGCTCCACCATCAAACCCTCTATCGGGCTCGTCTATCTCGACAGCGGGATCAGCCAGTGGTGGTACGTCACCTGCAGCGGTACGATGAAGCTGGGGAACCGAAATTTCCGCTGCTGGAAAAGCTGGGGACACGGCAAGACAGACCTGCACAAGGCGATCCGCGAGAGCTGCGATGACTACTTCTACAAAGGGAGTCTCAAGGTCGGGATCGAAAAAATCAGTGAAGGGTTGAAAAACTTCGGCCTGGGCAACAAAACGGATATAGACCTTCCCAATGAGTTCATCGGCACCATTCCCAACCGGGCCTGGAAACGGGAGCGCTACAACGAACCGTGGTATATCGGCGAGACGCTCAACACCTCCATCGGGCAGGGGAGTGTGCTCGTTACGCCCCTGCAGATCGCCCAGAACACGGCGCTCCTCGCCGGCGGGAAACTGCCACGACCGAGGCTAGCGCGCATGATCGACAACAACCTGACCAAAGCGGTCTACCGGGATGTACTGACCCCTGCGCAAAAAGCGGACCTTCCCATCATCCGCCGTGCGATGCGCCAGGTCTGCAGCCATCCCAAAGGAACGGCGTCCTCCCAGATCAAAACCACGGTGCCCATCGCAGGCAAGACCGGTACCGCCCAGGTAGTCGGGATCCCGCAGGCGACGAAGAAACGGATCAAAGAGGAGGATATGGCCTACTATACGCGCTCACACGCCTGGCTGACGACCTATGGGCCCTATAAGCATCCCAAATACGTCGTTACCGCCCTGATTGAACACGGCGGCCACGGGGCCAGCGCCGCCGGTGACATCGTCTCGAAGATCTATGACAAACTGGTAGAGTTCGGGTATATTAAAAAGTAG
- a CDS encoding TatD family hydrolase, whose translation MIIDTHIHLDDERYEEDLEAVLERAEREGVEALIIPGADAETLPRAIAIAEAHENVYFAVGIHPYDLDGFDTACFDEFLNHPKCVAVGECGLDYFRLEGSEEEQAEEKRKQAEVFRAQIRIALAYGKPLIVHIRNASHDARVILEEEGASRVGGVLHCYNADEELLVLAGQNFYFGIGGVLTFKNARKLVQVLPKIPKERLLIETDGPYLTPHPHRGERNEPAYTKLVAEKMGELLDMPVETVEAVTTRNASRLFGIF comes from the coding sequence GTGATCATCGACACCCATATCCACCTCGACGATGAGCGTTACGAAGAGGATCTCGAAGCGGTGCTCGAGCGCGCCGAACGCGAGGGCGTCGAGGCCCTGATCATCCCCGGTGCCGATGCCGAGACCCTGCCACGGGCCATCGCGATCGCCGAAGCGCATGAAAACGTCTATTTCGCCGTCGGTATTCACCCCTACGATCTTGACGGCTTCGACACAGCCTGTTTCGACGAATTCCTCAACCACCCCAAGTGCGTCGCCGTCGGGGAGTGCGGGCTTGACTACTTCCGACTCGAAGGCAGCGAGGAGGAGCAGGCCGAAGAGAAACGGAAACAGGCTGAGGTGTTCCGGGCCCAGATCCGCATCGCGCTGGCCTACGGCAAACCGCTGATTGTGCATATTCGTAACGCCAGCCATGACGCGCGCGTCATTCTCGAAGAGGAGGGGGCATCGCGGGTCGGGGGCGTGCTGCACTGCTATAACGCCGACGAAGAGTTGTTGGTGCTCGCCGGCCAGAACTTCTATTTCGGCATCGGCGGCGTGCTGACCTTCAAGAACGCGCGCAAGCTTGTGCAGGTGCTGCCAAAGATCCCGAAAGAGCGCCTCCTGATCGAAACGGACGGGCCCTATCTGACGCCTCATCCGCACCGCGGCGAACGCAACGAACCGGCCTATACGAAACTGGTCGCCGAAAAAATGGGCGAACTGCTCGACATGCCCGTCGAGACGGTCGAAGCGGTAACGACTCGGAACGCCTCGCGGCTTTTCGGCATTTTCTAA
- the lptA gene encoding lipopolysaccharide transport periplasmic protein LptA translates to MKSALALILATAVTGSLYAAEQLRIVADAFTANEKQGRSVFEGHVHIKMGSDELNASRVEVYTAADRTPTKYIASGDASFFLKADNGSTYSGRAQKVIYLPLKEQYSFYGDVHLMQHDEHKQIDGEEVVVNIQEGTAAAKGAERQPVIMIFNLPEEKKK, encoded by the coding sequence GTGAAGTCCGCTTTAGCCCTTATCCTGGCCACGGCAGTGACCGGGAGCCTCTATGCAGCCGAACAGCTCAGAATCGTTGCCGACGCCTTTACGGCCAACGAAAAACAGGGGCGTTCGGTCTTCGAGGGTCATGTGCACATCAAGATGGGAAGCGACGAACTCAACGCCTCGCGCGTTGAGGTCTATACCGCGGCCGACCGTACGCCGACGAAGTATATCGCCAGCGGCGACGCCTCCTTTTTCCTCAAGGCCGACAACGGTTCCACCTACAGCGGGCGCGCGCAGAAGGTCATCTATCTGCCGCTCAAAGAGCAGTACAGTTTCTACGGCGACGTACACCTTATGCAGCACGACGAGCACAAGCAGATCGACGGTGAAGAGGTCGTGGTCAATATCCAGGAGGGAACGGCCGCGGCAAAAGGGGCTGAGCGCCAGCCCGTTATCATGATCTTCAATCTCCCCGAGGAGAAAAAGAAGTGA
- a CDS encoding septal ring lytic transglycosylase RlpA family protein produces MTKILPLLALLLLVAGCSTRGVSSRTAYEAPPAVATRTTPASSTYKHPTMRPYTVNGRRYYPTVVQKGDTFDGRASWYGPDFHGKLTSNGERYDMYAATAAHKTLPMNTIVRVTNRRNGRQTVVRINDRGPFVASRIIDLSKKAANDLQMVGAGTTDVHLEVLGFAGKGERVIPSEAALRAGPAEQVVSAFYIQIGAFRRFEGASITQQKFDGFEGHKTIIKDTEYNNERLFRVWLGKFKSEAEAHDFIASSPFEHAFIVRK; encoded by the coding sequence ATGACTAAAATCCTTCCGCTTCTCGCCCTTTTGCTCCTGGTCGCCGGGTGCAGTACGCGGGGCGTATCGTCCCGCACTGCCTATGAAGCGCCCCCGGCCGTCGCTACACGGACAACGCCCGCGTCATCGACGTACAAACACCCTACGATGCGCCCCTACACGGTCAATGGTCGCCGCTACTACCCCACGGTCGTCCAGAAGGGCGACACCTTCGACGGCCGCGCCAGCTGGTACGGCCCCGACTTTCACGGCAAACTGACCTCGAACGGCGAACGCTACGACATGTACGCCGCCACCGCCGCGCACAAAACCCTGCCGATGAATACCATCGTGCGCGTCACCAACAGACGCAACGGGCGCCAGACCGTCGTACGCATCAACGACAGGGGGCCCTTTGTCGCATCGCGGATCATCGACCTCTCCAAAAAGGCCGCCAACGATCTTCAGATGGTGGGAGCAGGGACGACCGACGTGCATCTCGAGGTGCTTGGCTTTGCCGGCAAAGGCGAGCGCGTCATCCCGTCGGAAGCGGCGCTGCGCGCCGGACCGGCGGAGCAGGTCGTCAGTGCGTTCTATATTCAGATCGGCGCTTTCCGCCGTTTCGAGGGCGCTTCCATCACCCAGCAGAAATTCGATGGTTTCGAAGGGCATAAAACGATCATCAAGGATACTGAGTATAATAACGAAAGACTTTTCCGCGTCTGGCTCGGAAAGTTCAAAAGCGAGGCCGAGGCGCACGATTTTATTGCATCGTCGCCTTTTGAGCACGCCTTTATCGTAAGGAAATAA
- the yihA gene encoding ribosome biogenesis GTP-binding protein YihA/YsxC: protein MIEVVEAHFETSAANISQSPENDTVNEVAFMARSNAGKSSLLNALCNHKNLAKVSATPGKTRLINYFDATFMDRESREKYSAKLVDLPGFGYAKVSKSLKSDWEKNLTDFITQREQIRVFVHLVDARHPDLPIDRSVAEYLEQIRRPGQTVLRVFTKGDKLNQKELGALLRDYPGAMVVSSSKKRGISKLAARLYDLLTEDDDGHSL, encoded by the coding sequence GTGATTGAGGTCGTCGAAGCGCATTTCGAGACGAGCGCCGCGAACATCTCCCAGTCACCGGAGAACGACACCGTCAACGAGGTGGCCTTCATGGCCCGCTCCAACGCAGGCAAAAGTTCGCTGCTCAATGCGCTGTGTAACCACAAAAACCTTGCAAAAGTCTCCGCGACGCCGGGGAAAACGCGCCTGATCAACTATTTCGACGCCACCTTCATGGATCGGGAGAGCCGCGAAAAATATTCGGCAAAACTGGTCGACCTTCCCGGGTTTGGATACGCGAAGGTCTCCAAAAGCCTCAAGAGCGACTGGGAGAAGAACCTGACCGACTTCATTACCCAGCGCGAACAGATCCGCGTCTTTGTCCATCTTGTCGATGCGCGCCACCCCGATCTCCCCATCGACCGCTCCGTCGCCGAATACCTTGAGCAGATCCGCCGCCCCGGCCAGACCGTTCTGCGCGTCTTTACCAAAGGGGACAAGCTCAACCAGAAAGAGCTCGGGGCGCTGCTGCGGGATTACCCCGGTGCGATGGTCGTCTCCAGCAGCAAAAAGCGGGGCATTTCAAAACTGGCGGCACGCCTTTACGATCTCCTGACGGAGGATGATGATGGCCATTCACTATAG
- a CDS encoding KdsC family phosphatase — protein MIKLIILDVDGCLTNGQIIYGESGEEIKAFNVKDGLAIKSWMRLGHEVAIITGRRSGIVKRRADELGILHLYQGVMDKRKRLEMLCSDLGIDVATEVAAVGDDLNDLKMLELAAVSFAPADASAYITGRVDNVLSRRGGEAAVREMIEALMRRNGEEEAFLAQWQ, from the coding sequence GTGATCAAACTGATCATCCTGGACGTGGACGGCTGCCTGACCAACGGACAGATCATCTACGGTGAAAGCGGCGAAGAGATCAAGGCGTTCAACGTCAAAGACGGCCTGGCGATCAAGAGCTGGATGCGCCTCGGACACGAAGTGGCCATTATCACCGGACGCCGATCGGGCATCGTCAAACGGCGCGCGGACGAGCTGGGGATTTTGCACCTCTATCAGGGTGTCATGGACAAACGCAAACGCCTGGAGATGCTCTGCAGCGATCTCGGCATCGATGTGGCAACAGAGGTCGCGGCCGTCGGTGACGACCTGAATGACCTGAAAATGCTGGAGCTGGCCGCAGTCTCCTTTGCCCCTGCCGATGCATCCGCCTACATCACCGGCCGCGTCGACAACGTCCTTTCCCGCCGGGGCGGCGAAGCTGCCGTACGGGAGATGATCGAAGCGCTGATGCGCCGTAACGGCGAGGAAGAGGCCTTTCTCGCGCAGTGGCAATGA
- the hisB gene encoding imidazoleglycerol-phosphate dehydratase HisB codes for MIVKERNTKETQIRVELELYGEGKSSIETGVGFFDHMLEAFAKHALIDLNVSCQGDTHIDDHHSVEDVGIVIAMALAEAIYPIEKVERFGNAVVVMDEASVSCDMDLSNRPYLYYDVPVSGKVGSFDAELAEEFFRAIVFNSRICAHIVMQRGKNRHHVIEAAFKAFAVALRRAVTRNERVTVPSTKGVL; via the coding sequence ATGATCGTCAAAGAGCGCAATACCAAAGAGACGCAGATTCGCGTAGAGCTTGAACTCTACGGCGAGGGGAAAAGCAGCATCGAAACCGGTGTCGGTTTTTTCGACCACATGCTCGAAGCTTTCGCCAAACATGCCCTGATCGATCTGAACGTCTCCTGCCAGGGCGACACGCACATTGACGACCACCACAGCGTCGAGGATGTCGGCATCGTGATCGCCATGGCGCTGGCCGAGGCGATCTACCCGATCGAGAAGGTCGAGCGTTTCGGCAACGCCGTCGTCGTCATGGACGAGGCGAGCGTCAGCTGCGACATGGACCTAAGCAACCGTCCCTATCTCTATTACGACGTTCCCGTCAGCGGCAAGGTCGGCAGCTTCGATGCTGAGCTGGCCGAAGAGTTCTTCCGGGCCATCGTTTTCAATTCACGCATCTGTGCGCATATCGTCATGCAGCGCGGTAAAAACCGACACCACGTCATCGAGGCGGCCTTCAAAGCCTTCGCCGTGGCGCTGCGCCGGGCAGTCACCCGCAACGAACGCGTCACCGTACCGAGCACGAAGGGCGTTTTGTGA